The region TGGCTCGACCATGCAGTGGTACCGTATCCCGGGTGCGATCAACCTCGCCAATGTCGCCGACATCCGCGAGTACATCCAGCAGTACGACCCGGGCAACGCAGAGCGCTTTTCGAGCCTCTACCCGCCCAGCGACCAGGGTCAGACGTTCGAATCGAAGGAAATGAACTTCGCGGCCTACGCGCAGATCAACTATGCCTTCGAACTGGGTGGCATTCCCATCGACGGTCTTGCCGGTGCGCGCTTCACCAATACCTGGGGTACCTCGACGAGCTACAACTACCGTCCGGGTAACGAGGATACCGAGTGGCGGGACATCGTGCAGGTCTCGCCGGGCAAGGGCAACTACGCCGCGATCCTGCCGACCGCGACTGCGATCATCCACTTCGATCCCAAGATGCAGCTGCGCCTGTCGTACAGCACCAACGTGTTCCGTCCCAGCTTCTACGATTCGCGCCCGTTCTACTTCGCCGAGACTCGCGCTACGCCGCCGATCGTCTTCGCCGGTAACCCGAGCCTGAAGCAGCAGCGCGAGCATTCGTTCGATGCCAGCGCGGAATACTACTTCGGTCGCGGCGGCCAGATCTCGCTGGCCGGGTACTACAAGAAGGCCACCAACTTCCTGTACTACGATCGCAATGAAGCCGACGCGACGGAGATGCTCAATTACGGTATCGATCTCGCCGACTACGATGCCAGCTTCGGCTATGTCGAGATGCAGCGCAACGCGGGCGATGGCACGTTCATCGGCGTGGAAGGTACCTTCCAGACCTTCTTCGACTTCGCGCCGGGGCTGCTCAGGAACTTCGGTGTCAGCTTCAACGCCAGCCACATCTTCGAGGCACGGATCGAGTATCCCTACCCCGAGGACTTCCCGGGTGCGTTCGACTCGCCGAACACCTCGAAGTGGACCGCCAACGCCGCGCTGTTCTACGACACGCCGCAGTTCAGCGCCCGTGTCGCCTACAACTATCGCTCTTCGTACCGCATGGGCATCTGGAACGTGAATCCGGAATACTCGCCCTATCAGGCAGCGACCGAGCGTCTCGATGCGGCGATCAACTACACCCCGGTCAAGTTCATGACCCTTTCTCTCGAGGGTTCGAACCTGCTGGGTAACGACGTCTATCGCTATCACGGCAATCAGGAACTGCTGCCGCTGGGTGTCCGCACTCTGGCCCGCACCGTTCAGGGCAGCGTGCGCTTCCGCTTCTGATCCGGATCGCACGCTCGTGAAATCTGCGTGAAAGGCGGAGTCGTACCCTCACCGGTGCGGCTCCGCTTTTGCGTTCGGCACATTCAATCATCGGGAGGATCGAATGCGTTCAACCATTCTTGCCATGGCGCTGGCCGGGACCGGCTGTCTTGCCACGTCATCCGCCCACGCCAAGGACGTCACCTTGCACGTCGCGGGCAGCACGATGCCCTGGCACCCGGGGGTCAACCGGGACATGGATTTCGGTATCCACGATGGCAAACGACCAGTCATGCTGTACGGAGCCGATCTCATGGCGGGGAGCACGATTTCGCTGCGCGCCAGCGGCGAGACGACCACGCTGCCGGGCGGCCAGCGTTTCGGCCCTGACGGACAGATCGACTACGTCACCGAAAAGCGCCCGGGGGGCTCGGGACGGCTGTTTCCAGCCTATTATCTCGACCGCAGCGACTACCCCGCGCACCTCAACGCGCTCATCGGTGCCTTCGTGAGTGCCGACGGCAAGGTTATCGGCGCGCCGTTTCTGGTCGGTTCGGCCAGCGAGCGTGAAGTGCCCGAAGGTGCACAGGCCATCGCCTTCGGTATCAACGACGACGTTTTCGCCGAGAATGAGGGGGAACTCCTCGTGGAGGTCCAACTTCCCGAGGCGAGTGTGGTCGTCGAACAGGGAGAGGCACAATGAAGATCGCCGTTGCACTGATCGCTGCCTTGGCTGCCTGCACCCCCGCCGCGCTCGCGGCGCGCGAAGTCGCCGTCAGCGTCGACGCTCGGGCCCAGCCCTGGGACGTCGACGCAAACAAGGAGATGAAGTTCGGCAAGGGCGATGGCGCCGCCCCGGTCGTCGTACCCGGTTTCGAGGACATGGCCGGCGCCAATGTCGCGATCTTTCCGCTGGCAGACGGTGTCACCACTGTCGATGGTCAGCAGGTCGGACCCGAGGGTGTCGCGGGCGATGTCGCCGATGACCTGCGCATGAAGAAGAAGCGGGTCTACCCCAGCCTCTATACGCCGAAGGTGCTCTACCCGGTCTATCGCCATGCGCTCATGGCGGTCTTCACCGATGGCGAGGGGCGCCTTGTGGGCAGGCCGTTTCCTGTCGGCAGCGGCGTGCGCGTTGGCGTCCCCGACGATGCGATCGCGTTGAATCTCGGCTTCAACGACATCACCTTCGAGGACAATTCCGGCGCGATGACGGTCGTCGTCGAGGTCCCCGACGAATGATGCGCAGGCGGGCGATGTCGGGCGGCGGGCAGGGTGCAGGTGCGCCACTGTCTTGCCGTCTGCAGATTCTTTGCCGCGCTGCAAAAAGCCCTATTGCTAGACCAAAAATAATATCGTATACGATATCTCCATCAGCTAACCCCTAGGAAGAGTTTTTCATGTCAATTGGTTGGAAGGGCGTGTTCCCGGCAGTCACCACCCAGGTGCGCGAGGACATGTCGATCGACATCGCCGATACGCAGCGTGTCGTCGATGATCTCATTCGCGATGGTGTTACCGGCGTGATCGCCCTGGGCACCGTGGGCGAGAACAACTCGCTCGAATACGACGAGAAGGTCGACGTGCTCAGCGGCATCGTGGAAGCCGTGGCAGGTCGCGTCCCGGTCGTGACCGGTGTTTCCGAATACGACACGCGCCGCGCCGTGCGCTGGGCCCAGACCGCCGAGAAGATCGGTGCCGATGGCCTCATGCTGCTGCCGCCGATGGTCTACGTGCCCCAGTCGCACGAGCTGGTCGCGCACTTCAAGGGCGTCGCCAACGCGACCGGCCTGCCGATCATGCTCTACAACAACCCGCCCGCCTACCGTACCTCGATCACCACCGAGGTTCTGGCCGAGCTGGTCGACGTCGAGAACATCGTCGCGGTCAAGGAATCGGCTCCCGACAGCCGCCGCTTCACCGACGTCAAGAACGCCTTCGGCGATCGCTTCACGCTCTTCGCGGGTCTCGATGACGTTGCGCTCGAGGGTCTCTACCTCGGCGCGCAGGGCTGGGTCTCGGGCCTGACCAACGCATTCCCGAAGGAATCGGTCGAGCTGGTCAAGGCCTTCGAGCGCGGCGACCATGCCAAGGCGCTCGAGATCTACCGCTGGTTCATGCCGCTGCTGCACCTCGATGCCGAGCACGACCTCGTCCAGTCGATCAAGCTCGCCGAGCAGGTCATGGGCCGTGGCTCGGAGCGCGTGCTGCCGCCGCGCCAGCCGCTGATCGGAGCGCGCCGCGCCGAGATCATCGCCATGGTGGAAAAGGCCGCAGAGACCCGTCCGGCGCTCGCCGAACCGGCGCTGGCCTGATAACGGAGCCGCGATGCGTCACACTTTCTTCTGCATCGATGGCCACACAGCAGGGAACCCCGTCCGCCTCGTAGCGGGCGGGGCTCCGCTGCTTAAGGGCGCGACGATGTCCGAGCGGCGGCAGGACTTCCTGCAGCGTTTCGACTGGATCCGCACCGGGCTGTGCTTCGAGCCGCGCGGTCACGACATGATGTCGGGCGGGTTCCTCTACCCGCCGTGCGATCCCGCCAACGACATCGGCATCCTGTTCATCGAGACTTCGGGCTGTCTGCCGATGTGCGGACACGGCACGATCGGCATGATCACCTTCGGGCTCGAGCACGGCCTGATCCAGCCGGCCATTCCCGGCAAGCTGCGGGTCGAAGTGCCCGCCGGACTGATCGAGATCGCCTATACGGTAAAGGGCGCTAAGGTCACTTCGGTGCGCATCACCAATGTGCCTGCCTACGTTGCCGCGAAGGGCATCGAGATCGAGATCG is a window of Novosphingobium aureum DNA encoding:
- a CDS encoding dihydrodipicolinate synthase family protein — translated: MSIGWKGVFPAVTTQVREDMSIDIADTQRVVDDLIRDGVTGVIALGTVGENNSLEYDEKVDVLSGIVEAVAGRVPVVTGVSEYDTRRAVRWAQTAEKIGADGLMLLPPMVYVPQSHELVAHFKGVANATGLPIMLYNNPPAYRTSITTEVLAELVDVENIVAVKESAPDSRRFTDVKNAFGDRFTLFAGLDDVALEGLYLGAQGWVSGLTNAFPKESVELVKAFERGDHAKALEIYRWFMPLLHLDAEHDLVQSIKLAEQVMGRGSERVLPPRQPLIGARRAEIIAMVEKAAETRPALAEPALA